The genomic stretch TATCAACTAGATCTTCTATTAACGACATACTTGGATCACACCATTTCACCAATCGAATGAGCGAATTAGTCCGTAATTTTTTCACCATCGGTGTTTTGACACTTCTCAACTCTTTCAGCAATCCACCGTCATCGCAAGCATCTCGTTCGCCGTTTTTATTCCTATTGATATTCAATCGCGTACATTTCATTTCGAGATAAATGCAAAGTAAAACCATGACAAGCTAACCGCACGTCAAATTCTCTTGGATCGATCGTACTGAGTACTAAAGGAAAAACACCGACTTTCACACAACTTCCGTTTTATATTCAATTCTGTGCAACATTATCAttcattttatgaaaatatccatGAATGAAGATTCATGCATGCTCTCCTTCGATTCTCACGTTCGACAAGCATTATCTGCAGAGCTTATTCCACGTATGAGCTGGCTCCGTACCTGGAAGTTCCGTACCAATCATATTGATGGAAAGTGTGAACCGacatttcccaatttttataatctttatcctaaaaattttcaattgcgaTCACAATCTGAACAAGCAGCgacgcgagagagagatgggttcaTTTTGAAATTGGAGGATAAATAAGCATGAGAGATTCGGGTCGAGAGATTGAGCAACATGAGCATGTGCCAGAGATGGATGGAGTAGGTGAGATCCACTTCATGAACGTTTAAATCCGGGAACGCAGAAACTTCGGAGAAGTTCATTGCGAGGTGTCGCCGACAGACCATATCCTCTAGGATACGAGAGTTTCCTTTTGGCTTTCTAGGTTAAAACTTGTTTAGGTAGGAGGACGAGGCGGCGATGTCGGCAAGGTTCCGACGGAGGAGGTGGTTTGCTTTCGACGATGGAGGTGGAGGACGGTGGCGGCGCAACCACTGTCGGTTGGCTGGCCAAGAGAGAGTGGAGAAGAGATAGGAGATGTGTGtttaattgtccaaaaagttctaaatatattgAACGACGATAAATTCGatactaaacttttcaattgcaccaatgtagtcctaaacattttgacgatttgccaatttaatcccaaactTTTCATGTGTGCCAATTTGGCCCTAAACCTTCtgaaattttgctaatttagtcttaaacctatcaTTTGAATGATTAGTTGGAATGACCACATTGACAAACCGCTTacatgtttaagactaaattgaaaaatcattaaagggtttagaactaaattggcacaattgaaaaatttaggactaaattggcaaatcgtcgaaagatttagaattaaattgacacaattgaaaattttaagactgcATTGATTGCCATACATTAGgttcatgactttttggacacttatAAATGTATTTTAGagggaaaatttgtccaaaaagtcttaaacctattacattttagctaatttagtcttaaattttttaattttgctaattgagtgaTAAACCTTTTCGCACTTAGCCAACtaagtccatccaaccaatttttaaCGAGAACTCACTGACATCCTACTCGCATGTCCGACGCTAATATGGACAatattattttataaatttttgggttttctaatttttttcttcttttttgttttctttctttcttttcctttttttttttacgccaaGCCGACGAAAGTCGCTAGccaaccctcaccggccacaagcgagggccgaCCGACTTGGCGACttgatagagaaaagaaaagaaaagaaaagaaaaaaagaaaatagtaaaagaaaattaaaatataaaatgtaaaaaatattacataaattacaaaaaataattgtctACATTAGCGccgccatcctacgtggcaccacGAGCggccatgtcggtgatttccggttaaaattggttggatgaatccaattggcaaaatatcaaaatgtttgggattcaattgataaaatcgaAAGGCttaagtgcaatatgtttaggactttttgacgatttttttcattttagaagAAATTGAATCCAGGTAGACAGCCTGCTTAGAAAGTTCATTACATGACTCGAGTGCATCTTTTGAATATCGGACTAAGACCAAAGATACATCATTGATGCATGATAATATTACACCAAGCTAAGGTCCACGGGACAATGATATTTCACTGGTGGATGACAATATTGCATTCAAATTCATGATGTTAGAAAAATGAAGTGTTATATGCAACTGCTATGTCAATTAAATGAGCCATGACCCGAACTAGGATATAAACCAAGTGGTGAACCAATATCGAAAACTTCGAAATTTAGTAGTGAATAATCGAGACTCAGTAAATTGGTCCATCTCAAGAACATGATCTGAAGTCATGAAGATTTCATGTGGGTAGGAACAAGTACTAATCGATGCGAGCCAAGAGATGATTCATTGAATGTGACTTTTAATTCCGTCGGAGCTTATCAGCCACAGTGAAAGGTGAAGTCGGGTGAAGCAAAAACCGAAGAGAATGAATGGCAATGAGTTAGTGAAAGGACTCTATCAACTAAACCAGCCATAGTGAACGGTTCAACGCTATGCTACCGTTCAAAATCATAGGAAATTCGAGTCCTGTCCCACGTGAATCACATAAGAATTCGAATCCACTTTTACTTTTACTGGACTAATTTGCACGATTATAGATGTTTTCTCGGTACCAGCAACTCCAGCTGCACGAAGAAGGAGCAAAACATGCTTTCAGTCAGTCTCGTACAGTTAACAAGTAATATAGTAATCCTAACACGTCTTCCCTTgagaaaaatatacaaaaaatgtCTTAAACCTAATATATTtgagtcaattcaatcttaaatctttcaattgtgtaaTTTAGTCAAgaaccttttcacgttttgtcaattgactacatccggccaattttagctggaaattgttgacgtggacgaCGGCAATGTTACGTGATACGATCGATGCTGACGCAaacaaacttttttatttttttttatattatctttttggagttttttatatGACGCGAAGAATCTAGTCACATACAAAATGTATGCTCACTTTGTAAAATTGCACCACATATCTACAAAACAAATACTCCAAGAAATCAGCTTCAGATCTTTCCACCTTTGACTCTTTTCTAATCTTAAATGCCTGGATTGAAGCTTAATCTCTTGAAGAAAGAGACATTATAATTGGCAATTGGAGTTTCTACCAAAGGCTATGTTTTAAGAAGAGGATGACTCGTGAGGATTGCCCGAGTAACTGATCGCTCGATTTGGATGCAGTAGATCTTGTGTTTGAATTGGTGTCACTAGCTCAAAGTCATCTTAAAGTCGCACCGCCACAACCCCCGACGGGTAGGGCCTTGCCTAATACGTACGAATGGGACGGCTTATCCCCATCCTTAGCAATTAATTCTCCAACTAATTCTTTCTTGTGCATCGAGGAAAATTCTTGACTACTATCtttcaactcaaccaatttcttttttcaagtaATGTCATTATCACAAGGCAAATCAGCGCTCTCATTCTCCCTTGGAGGATCCACATAAATTACAGCAAAACCGATGAAGCGAATAGAAAACAACTTGCGAGTGAACAAAGCTGGGAAAACACCACATTCTTGCAGATGCAAATTCAGAAACAGAAAGAAACTATGGCAAACTCACTCAAGAGATGTCCCTCTCCAACATCTTAGATACTCGTACAAGTTATTCGGAGTCAGTAACCTCACAGATGGAAACAAGGTCCACGCCGGAGCTCAGAACCAGAACGGGTTATTTATGTGTACACTACGGCCAAGACCCTGTTATTACTATGTTACAATACAAGAAAAAGCTCACAACTTGAGCATCGCTGCAAcatggattgaagaatgccagCAACAAGTGTAGGAGAGCATTTTattgaacaagaagaagaagaagaagaagcagccttATCTTATTAGTTGCTACCTAAATCATGTTCCTCTGTGATTCTTCAACAAAGGAACTCAAAGAACTAATTATGGATTCATATACCTTTATCCCCATCAAGAAGACTATATCCTCCAAAAACtgcaaaaagggaagaaaaaaaaaagtcatggtaAATAGCAGTAGTACCAAATGACCAATACAGTCCATACAAACAGATATGCAAAAATCTTGCACCTCATTGTGATCATGAAGCAGTATTGGAGTATTGATCATCGGAGAGAACCCTAGAGCAGGAATCCCCAGCTGTCGAATGAATCTTGCATCCGTGGTTGAAGGTAAGATTTCAGGCTTTGCAAGCTTTCCTCCAGCTGCCGCAACAGCTTGGTTAAAAGCAGACCACCAAAGGTTGGAATCATCTGTTGTAGTCATCAATGGGCGCCCCTTGTAGTCTCGAATAGGTCCTTTCTCAATAATCTGACATATAAGAGGATAAACATCTTGATTCAGACATTCAATTATAAGTTCATCCTATGATAGAGATCTATGGATGAGCCAAAACTGTGTTTTATCGCCGTGAGTGTCTTTAAGCCATACAACAAGTACCGTGCATTAATTGCTGAGTATAACACCGCCTGTCACACAAAGAGGAAGGAGGATCAATTGTCCAAATATTTAATCCATTCTTAACCAGGATAGAACCAAAGCAGAGTAAAACAGGAAACATGCTACAAAACTTGACGGCGTCGAACAGGATAAAATAACCAGAATCAATTATCGTGACTTTCAGTTCTAATACCAGCAAATAGAATCCCTATTTCAAAGCAGGATGATCAGATTCTAAAAGCAATATGGTGTCCCTTCTCTTCACGAATTCTGAAGCATTAGTTTAACAGCTTGCAGAAAGCAAGTATAAGCCAAAATGACGGTACATTTAGGCAGTATCTTTGATCCATTAACTGGCAACATGACCCTACTAGATGAGAACTATAGCTTATAAAGGTAGATAACCGTAAATTATACAAGCAAGAAACTATAGGATCCGAAGCAGTCAACTAGGAAAAACATAACCTCAGTTCTTAAGCTGCTCGTGTATTGATACCTATATGTAAACTAATTTTTCAGCTGTTGCCCATCGATAATGATTGATAACAAGTAATACAGAAGATCTGCTGTAATTAGCTTGTTGCTGAGCTCGCGTCATAAGCATGTGCATGCCTCAACTTAAGCAGAAAGCATGAAACATTCCATGACAAAAAGTTTTGCAAATCTATAAACAGTATCATAATCTTGTGACCTATTATCATCGATGTCCATTAATGAACCTTTTTCTAGGATAAAAGTTGAAGGCCAATCACAGCAAAGGATGTTCTTCTCCTTGAGAAGACTCATTGGTGCACTTCATTATCCTTTTACTGAAATTTGATTTCGGCTCCAAATCTGATGGTATAACCGTTTCAACCTCAAGAGCTCGACTGCAATTACTGATCGACCGGCCAAAATAACTACTTGACTGCAAGTCTGCAACCATCAATCAACACCTTTCGTAACTGTTCTTGCCTAGGTTTGACTGCAACAACTTTTCCCACTGTTCTTTATCCGTGCAATCAATTTGATTTCAGCTAAATTTCGTGAGTCGATGTCAATGCTTCTCGACTCAACCGACATTGACTCAACTATCAGTCAATGAATAAAAACTGTTCCTTCCCTATTGACTTAATTCTGTTGGCTTCTTACAGTCAATGCTGGTGTTTAACCGTCGACTTTATTCACAGTCAATATCAGATCAAACATATTGTTTCTCCTTCCTTGATGACACCCAGCATGTTCTATTAACCAATCAATACTGATAATCGGCTTTGACTTTTAGTCAATGAATCCGCTTTATCACTATGGCCCAACTTAAGAGATTCTCCTCTGTCTCAATGGTTTTAGCACTTTCTCATCAACATTGACCTAAATTGATCATATTCAAAGCCCTAATCAATGTGCAGTAAATGACATAACTCTTATTAACTTAAGCTCTTTGACATCAAGTTGACTAATTTAGGATGCCAACAGAAATATTTAAGGAtctaacttgtctatttttataTACTTTGGGAATGAAAACATTCGAGTAGAAAactgaaaaggaaaggaaggaatTCTGAGCAAAATAGGGGCAAAAAAGCTATTTTCACATACagagaaataacttttcaagcTAAACAACTAAAGAAGCTTGTCAACCTAGCAGACATACCGTGAAAAGCATTGAAGAGTCTACCAGATTCAATTGGAGATTTTGAACAAGCACATTAGACTTCACCATGCTGCAGCAGGTAGCTTAGGCATAGTAGCAGGTGTGAAGACTATACCAATAAGCGAGGCCTCCATCAAGCAGAAGCGGGATGATTGGCAGATTCAGGGGAAAATAATATGACATCTTGGGCAATTGTTCAAGCACCCAGTTTACTCTCGTCTGCTTCCAGTTCTGACAGTTGGACAAACAATCCTAGTGCAGGTGAAAATATTCATGAGTGTTTACCTGGTATGTCATATTCCTGATAGCCGGGGCCCACTCTTCAACAATTCTTTTCTTCATAAGATCAGGGTCTGCAGTCGGAGGCATACGGATGTCAAAGCCTGCCTCGGCTTCCGAAGGCTGCACATTCATGACAAAGTCCTGCACCCACAATCAGCTAGTCCATATCAGAGCATGTGCATTACAAAATTATGCAATTAATTAAGATGAAGTGTGCCGATATTAACAAAAGAATGCACACGAAGCTCACAGTTGGTGAAGGAATTCCAGCTTTCATGTAGACTGGATTGACAGAAATGACTTCGGAGTTCGCTGCCATTCCGGCCTTGACCTTATCAAATTGGCTCTCCCTGAACTTGCTTATGGCTTCCATGCTCTTCATCAAATTCTCCAAAGCGCCGTTGTCATACATCCTTGATCCATGTCCAGGTGCTCCGTTAGCCTTAATCACCAGCCCCCAAGGTGACCGGTCAGCGTAGAAAACTCGAAACTCGTCGGTAACAGATGCCTGCCCCTCATCCAAGACGAACCCCACATTCAGTTCCTTGAACTCTTTGGATCCTACAAACTTAGCCGCCCCATCAAGTCCACCGATCTCCTCATCTGGCACATACGAGACGTGAATTGTGCGAAGTGGTACAAAACTCTTATCCTTAAGGTTCCTAATGGCCTCGATATACTGAATGGCAATGCACTTGTCATCTTGCGCCCCTCGGCCAAATATCTTTCCATTGGAATCTCTGAAGGCAGAAAAGGGAGGATGAATCCACTTGGATGGCTCGGCAGGGACAGAGTCCATGTGGGAGTTGAAAAGGACGGAAGGAAGAGAAGGGTCTGAGCCTAACCAAGTCAAAAGCAAAACGGGCTTGTTTGGGACGAACTCTAGGATACGGGTTTGGAGGGAAATGGCCTGAGCTTGGTCCTTAAGAAAGGAGACAGCTCCAGCATAGTCAGGGTCAGGGTGGGCTGTGTTGATCTTGAGGTACTGCTGGAAACGCCAAATCGGCGCATCCATTTCTACTTCTTGAGGCTCGGCCGCAgtagagaaaagaagaggggaTGCAAAGAGTGCCAACAAGAAGATTGAGTTCAGATGGTTAACGGCCATTGGGACCAACGATATGGATCGATTGGAGAATTCAGTCGGAGAAAGAAGTttcaaatcctaaaaaaattaccGAAGTCTAGGTCCAGAGGGAACTGAAAATTTTTGCACCTAATGGGAACACGGATGTGACCTACTCATGAGCCAGAAACATTGCTTGATTCAGACAGCCGAAACCTGCACAAAATTGCAGCTTTTAGCATGTAAGGAGAAAGAAGCTACTGCTGCACTGTTGAGTCATTTAAGCACACTAACACAACAAGCACAGACGGTGACGGACTACAACCGTTGACCCTTGTCAGTCACAGCAAGAGAGAAACCGACGAAAAGCCATCAAGCACCATGATCACGAAGTAGCCGGTCGACCCGGATGAACAGGCACCGGCACTACTTTTCGTGCGAAGTAGCGATGGGAAGAACCAATCGGATCAAAATCCACTTTTGACGAATCAAAAAGGGGGCAAATGAACACCAAGACGCatgcagagaagagagagagagagagagagagagagggagggaccTGCTGCAGGTGAATACGGCACTGTCGGAGAATCTAGCGACGACGTCGAATAGGCCGATTCAGACAGAGGGAAACGTCCGAGTTCGAAGGCGAGTTCCGCGAGCTCAGCTCTCAGCTTCAGCGAGCGGGcgcttcatcttc from Rhodamnia argentea isolate NSW1041297 chromosome 2, ASM2092103v1, whole genome shotgun sequence encodes the following:
- the LOC115751379 gene encoding aminoacylase-1 → MAVNHLNSIFLLALFASPLLFSTAAEPQEVEMDAPIWRFQQYLKINTAHPDPDYAGAVSFLKDQAQAISLQTRILEFVPNKPVLLLTWLGSDPSLPSVLFNSHMDSVPAEPSKWIHPPFSAFRDSNGKIFGRGAQDDKCIAIQYIEAIRNLKDKSFVPLRTIHVSYVPDEEIGGLDGAAKFVGSKEFKELNVGFVLDEGQASVTDEFRVFYADRSPWGLVIKANGAPGHGSRMYDNGALENLMKSMEAISKFRESQFDKVKAGMAANSEVISVNPVYMKAGIPSPTDFVMNVQPSEAEAGFDIRMPPTADPDLMKKRIVEEWAPAIRNMTYQIIEKGPIRDYKGRPLMTTTDDSNLWWSAFNQAVAAAGGKLAKPEILPSTTDARFIRQLGIPALGFSPMINTPILLHDHNEFLEDIVFLMGIKVYESIISSLSSFVEESQRNMI